In Halichondria panicea chromosome 17, odHalPani1.1, whole genome shotgun sequence, a single window of DNA contains:
- the LOC135351255 gene encoding uncharacterized protein LOC135351255 translates to MTDPTDYQELDQEKAMDQSPPETDKQPLIGAEPPRPMLAPEVHLQPRSLAPPGPQQYPPQYEQAPFGTLNASIFKFQAEETRARQTNTTVVVTQPTSVIYQQNVPAWIGSDLLIYLSIFIMLCCGLLPGFVALVFAWEARNKKEIGRIKEAKSWTLAAIVCNVLTALLGVAAIVFVYRCYN, encoded by the exons ATGACTGACCCAACAGATTATCAAG AACTAGACCAAGAGAAGGCAATGGATCAGTCCCCACCAGAGACAGACAAGCAGCCCCTTATAGGAGCAGAGCCACCAAGGCCAATGCTAGCTCCTGAAGTGCACCTCCAGCCAAGATCACTGGCTCCCCCAGGCCCTCAGCAGTACCCCCCACAATATGAACAAGCCCCATTCGGGACTCTGAATGCGAGTATCTTCAAGTTTCAAGCCGAGGAAACTAGG GCAAGGCAAACTAACACTACTGTGGTGGTTACACAACCAACAAGTGTTATCTACCAACAAAATGTTCCAGCTTGGATCGGGTCAGATTTGCTTATTTACTTATCAATATTCATCATGCTTTGTTGCGGATTACTGCCTGGATTTGTGGCCTTGGTTTTCGCTTGGGAG gctcgcAACAAGAAGGAGATTGGACGAATTAAGGAGGCCAAATCTTGGACACTGGCTGCCATTGTCTGCAATGTACTCACTGCTCTACTGGGTGTGGCTGCCATTGTGTTTGTCTACAGATGTTATAACTGA
- the LOC135351256 gene encoding uncharacterized protein LOC135351256 has translation MVDPTEYQVPELDQEKAMDQYPPETDKQPLIGAEPPRPMLAPEVHPQPRSLAPPGPQQYPPQYVQGPFGNINARQTNTAVVVTQPPSVIYQQDVPAWVGSDLIIYLSIFTVLCCGFLPGIVALMFAWEARSKKEIGRIEEAKSWSLAAIFCNAIAVLLGVAAIVFAFLYYSIKINGTWLSA, from the exons ATGGTTGACCCAACAGAATACCAAG TTCCAGAACTAGACCAAGAGAAGGCAATGGATCAGTACCCACCAGAGACAGACAAGCAGCCCCTTATAGGAGCAGAGCCACCAAGGCCAATGCTAGCTCCTGAAGTGCACCCCCAGCCAAGATCACTGGCTCCGCCTGGCCCCCAGCAGTACCCCCCACAGTATGTACAAGGCCCATTTGGCAATATCAAT GCAAGGCAAACTAACACTGCTGTGGTGGTTACACAACCGCCAAGTGTTATCTACCAACAAGATGTTCCAGCTTGGGTCGGGTCAGATTTGATTATTTACCTATCGATATTCACCGTTCTTTGTTGCGGATTCCTGCCTGGAATTGTGGCCTTGATGTTCGCTTGGGAG gctcGCAGCAAGAAGGAGATTGGACGAATTGAGGAGGCTAAATCCTGGTCCCTGGCCGCCATTTTCTGCAATGCGATCGCTGTTCTACTGGGTGTGGCTGCCATTGTATTTGCCTTTTTATACTACAGCATCAAAATCAATGGAACTTGGCTATCAGCTTGA